Proteins encoded together in one Streptomyces sp. NA04227 window:
- a CDS encoding aminodeoxychorismate/anthranilate synthase component II produces MAEIGNVRSEGAGGTGGADGAGSGRRIENRPARILVVDNYDSFVFNLVQYLYQLGAECEVVRNDEVTTAHAVARASGGAGSEAGFDGVLLSPGPGTPEHAGVCIDMVRHCAATALPVFGVCLGMQSMMVAYGGVVDRAPELLHGKTSPVRHEGRGVFAGLPSPFTATRYHSLAAEPDTLPAELEVTARTEDGIIMGLRHRELAVEGVQFHPESVLTEHGHRMLANWLNECGDGRAVARSAGLAPVVGRASA; encoded by the coding sequence ATGGCGGAGATCGGGAACGTACGGAGCGAAGGCGCCGGCGGAACAGGCGGCGCGGACGGCGCCGGGTCCGGCCGGAGGATCGAGAACCGGCCCGCCCGCATTCTCGTCGTGGACAACTACGACAGCTTCGTCTTCAACCTCGTGCAGTACCTGTACCAGTTGGGCGCCGAGTGCGAAGTGGTGCGCAACGACGAGGTGACCACGGCACACGCGGTAGCGCGCGCGTCGGGCGGGGCCGGGAGCGAGGCGGGCTTCGACGGCGTACTGCTGTCGCCGGGCCCGGGCACCCCCGAGCACGCCGGCGTCTGTATCGACATGGTCCGGCACTGCGCCGCGACCGCCCTCCCCGTCTTCGGCGTCTGCCTCGGCATGCAGTCGATGATGGTCGCCTACGGCGGTGTCGTGGACCGCGCGCCGGAGCTGCTGCACGGCAAGACCTCGCCGGTACGGCACGAAGGGCGCGGCGTCTTCGCCGGACTGCCCTCGCCCTTCACGGCCACCCGCTATCACTCGCTGGCCGCCGAGCCGGACACCCTCCCCGCCGAGCTGGAGGTCACCGCGCGTACCGAGGACGGGATCATCATGGGCCTGCGGCACCGTGAACTGGCCGTCGAGGGCGTGCAGTTCCACCCCGAGTCGGTACTCACCGAACACGGCCACCGGATGCTCGCCAACTGGCTGAACGAGTGCGGCGACGGGCGGGCGGTGGCACGCTCGGCCGGGCTCGCGCCCGTGGTGGGCAGGGCCTCGGCGTGA
- the crgA gene encoding cell division protein CrgA, whose product MPKSRIRKKDDYTPPPAKQAKQPTSIKLTNRSWVAPVMLALFLIGLAWIVVFYVTDTKLPIESLGNFNILVGFAFIAAGFGVSTQWK is encoded by the coding sequence GTGCCGAAGTCACGCATCCGCAAGAAGGACGATTACACGCCGCCCCCGGCGAAGCAGGCGAAGCAGCCGACGAGCATCAAGCTGACCAACCGCAGTTGGGTGGCGCCGGTGATGCTTGCCCTCTTCCTCATCGGCCTGGCCTGGATCGTCGTCTTCTACGTGACCGACACCAAGCTCCCGATCGAGTCGCTGGGCAACTTCAACATCCTCGTAGGCTTCGCGTTCATCGCCGCGGGGTTCGGCGTCTCCACTCAGTGGAAGTAG
- a CDS encoding DUF881 domain-containing protein → MSHSADSTGPGTSPGHSGNENAHAQRGPGRRKWLGGHPVRLLTAAVFALAGLLFFTSFNTAKGTNIRTDASLLKLSDLIQERSRKNGQLDESNAGLREDVDSLADRDDGSTDAEERKLAGLEKAAGTSALRGRAVTVTLDDAPPDATAKLPGYPDPQPNDLVIHQQDLQAVVNALWQGGARGIKVMDQRLISTSAVRCVGNTLILQGRVYSPPYKVTAVGDPDKLKQALSDSPEIQNYMLYVNAYGLGWDVQDDGTVKLPGYAGTVDLHHAEPTD, encoded by the coding sequence TTGAGCCATTCTGCCGACTCCACCGGCCCGGGCACCAGCCCCGGCCACAGCGGGAACGAGAACGCACACGCACAGCGAGGGCCGGGCCGCCGAAAGTGGCTGGGCGGACACCCTGTGCGCCTGCTCACCGCCGCCGTCTTCGCCCTCGCCGGGCTGCTCTTCTTCACCAGCTTCAACACGGCCAAGGGCACCAACATCCGTACCGACGCCTCGCTCCTGAAGCTGTCCGACCTGATCCAGGAGCGCAGCCGCAAGAACGGCCAGCTCGACGAGAGCAACGCGGGGCTGCGCGAGGACGTGGACTCGCTCGCGGACCGCGACGACGGCAGCACCGACGCCGAGGAACGGAAACTGGCCGGTCTGGAGAAGGCCGCCGGCACCAGCGCACTGCGCGGCAGGGCCGTCACCGTGACCCTCGACGACGCCCCGCCGGACGCCACCGCGAAGCTCCCCGGCTACCCGGACCCGCAGCCCAACGACCTCGTGATCCACCAGCAGGACCTCCAGGCCGTGGTGAACGCCCTCTGGCAGGGCGGCGCCCGCGGCATCAAGGTCATGGACCAGCGGCTGATCTCGACCAGCGCCGTCCGCTGCGTCGGCAACACCCTGATCCTCCAGGGCCGCGTCTACTCGCCGCCGTACAAGGTCACCGCCGTCGGCGACCCGGACAAACTGAAGCAGGCGCTCTCCGACTCCCCCGAGATCCAGAACTACATGCTCTACGTCAACGCCTACGGCCTCGGCTGGGACGTCCAGGACGACGGCACCGTGAAACTGCCCGGCTACGCGGGAACGGTCGACCTCCACCACGCCGAGCCCACCGACTGA
- a CDS encoding class E sortase — MERLDDPLNDPLPGGSHPSPWFRSSAGGQAGAGGSGGAQAGAGEGAGAAQGPAAGPAQGPGAGATGGAVPPDGRTTSGRGRRRKPPQAPGTGATDVPVPSDDVRPTGRRRAPARDDETVGLRVAPHGIFLNEDPDDPDGPAVTGAGRAAPPAVPQPRHDETMALRTGEVRRRVSAISDAVGGRAARRKAAKQRGGGSAAEDEGTGTAEESENGGAPLSRVAARRAAKARKPSPSVVASRAIGEFFITLGVVMLLFVTYQLWWTNIRAQAQARGEREDLKEGWAEGKRRPDTFEPGQGFAIMYIPKLDVEVPIAEGISKKKVLDRGMVGHYGGEGTIQTAMPEDAKGNFSVAGHRNTHGEPFRYINRLEPGDPIVVETQDKYFVYKMASILRQTPPSNTSVIAPVPNGSGFTKPGRYITLTTCTPEFTSTYRMIVWGKMVEERPRSKGKPDALVG; from the coding sequence GTGGAGCGACTCGACGACCCCCTCAACGACCCGCTGCCGGGCGGCAGTCACCCCTCGCCGTGGTTCCGCAGCTCGGCGGGCGGGCAGGCGGGCGCGGGCGGGTCCGGGGGTGCGCAAGCGGGCGCGGGCGAAGGTGCGGGCGCCGCTCAAGGTCCGGCCGCGGGCCCCGCGCAAGGCCCGGGTGCGGGTGCTACCGGAGGAGCCGTCCCGCCGGACGGCCGTACGACCAGCGGCAGGGGACGGCGCAGGAAGCCGCCCCAGGCGCCCGGGACGGGGGCGACGGATGTCCCGGTGCCGTCGGACGATGTGCGCCCCACAGGACGCCGTAGAGCGCCCGCACGGGACGACGAGACGGTGGGCCTGCGCGTCGCCCCGCACGGCATCTTCCTGAACGAGGACCCCGACGACCCCGACGGCCCGGCGGTGACCGGGGCCGGGCGCGCCGCACCGCCCGCCGTACCGCAGCCACGGCACGACGAGACCATGGCGCTGCGGACCGGCGAGGTCCGGCGACGCGTCTCGGCGATCTCCGACGCGGTGGGCGGCCGGGCCGCACGGCGCAAGGCGGCCAAGCAGCGCGGCGGGGGCTCCGCGGCGGAGGACGAAGGCACCGGCACGGCAGAGGAGTCGGAGAACGGCGGGGCGCCGCTCAGCAGGGTGGCCGCCCGGCGCGCGGCGAAGGCGCGTAAGCCCAGCCCCTCGGTGGTCGCGAGCCGGGCGATCGGCGAGTTCTTCATCACGCTGGGCGTGGTGATGCTGCTCTTCGTCACGTACCAGCTCTGGTGGACGAACATAAGGGCCCAGGCACAGGCGCGGGGCGAGCGCGAGGACCTCAAGGAGGGCTGGGCCGAGGGCAAGCGGCGCCCGGACACCTTCGAGCCCGGCCAGGGCTTCGCGATCATGTACATCCCGAAGCTCGACGTCGAGGTGCCCATCGCCGAGGGCATCAGCAAGAAGAAGGTGCTCGACCGGGGCATGGTCGGCCACTACGGCGGCGAGGGCACCATCCAGACGGCCATGCCCGAGGACGCCAAGGGCAACTTCTCGGTGGCCGGTCACCGCAATACGCACGGCGAACCGTTCCGCTACATCAACCGCCTCGAACCGGGCGACCCGATCGTCGTCGAGACCCAGGACAAGTACTTCGTCTACAAGATGGCGAGCATCCTGCGGCAGACCCCGCCGAGCAACACCTCGGTGATCGCACCTGTCCCGAACGGGTCGGGTTTCACCAAGCCCGGCCGGTACATCACACTGACGACCTGTACTCCGGAATTCACCAGTACGTATCGGATGATCGTCTGGGGGAAGATGGTCGAGGAGCGGCCGCGCAGCAAGGGCAAGCCCGACGCGCTCGTCGGCTGA
- a CDS encoding class E sortase yields MADGETAADGETAADGPHEPARHESARQEPARQEPGRHAPNRRDRRDRRDRRDRRNRPRSRTGSSPRRGAFATAVGVFGELLITAGVVLGLFVVYSLWWTNVIANKEAARQSDKVRDQWAEQKDTGPGSLDTEGGIGFLHVPAMSGSEILVKKGTSNKMLNDGVAGYYTDPVKSALPQDAKGNFSLAAHRDGHGAKFHKIDKIDKGDPIVFESRDLWYIYKVYAVLPETSKFNVQVLDPVPKESGKKKPGRYITLTTCTPVFTSQYRYVVWGELVRTEKVDAERTEPKELR; encoded by the coding sequence ATAGCGGACGGCGAAACGGCGGCAGACGGCGAAACGGCGGCGGACGGCCCTCACGAACCCGCCCGTCACGAGTCCGCCCGTCAGGAACCCGCCCGTCAGGAACCCGGCCGTCACGCTCCCAACCGCCGTGACCGCCGTGACCGCCGTGACCGCCGTGATCGCCGCAACCGCCCCCGCTCCAGGACCGGTTCGAGCCCCCGCCGTGGCGCCTTCGCCACAGCCGTCGGCGTCTTCGGCGAACTCCTCATCACCGCGGGTGTGGTGCTCGGCCTGTTCGTCGTCTACTCGCTGTGGTGGACGAACGTCATCGCCAACAAGGAGGCCGCGCGCCAGAGCGACAAGGTGCGCGACCAATGGGCCGAACAGAAGGACACCGGCCCCGGCAGCCTGGACACGGAGGGCGGCATCGGCTTCCTGCACGTCCCGGCGATGAGTGGCAGCGAGATCCTGGTGAAGAAGGGCACCTCCAACAAGATGCTCAACGACGGCGTCGCGGGCTACTACACGGACCCCGTGAAGTCGGCCCTCCCCCAGGACGCCAAGGGCAACTTCTCCCTCGCCGCCCACCGCGACGGCCACGGCGCCAAGTTCCACAAGATCGACAAGATCGACAAGGGCGACCCGATCGTCTTCGAGTCCAGGGACCTCTGGTACATCTACAAGGTCTACGCCGTCCTCCCGGAGACCTCGAAGTTCAACGTCCAGGTACTCGACCCCGTCCCCAAGGAATCCGGCAAGAAGAAGCCCGGCCGCTACATCACCCTGACCACCTGCACACCGGTCTTCACCTCCCAGTACCGGTACGTGGTCTGGGGCGAACTGGTCCGTACGGAAAAGGTGGACGCGGAGCGGACGGAGCCGAAGGAGCTCCGCTGA